The region TCACTGTTCCATCTCGCAATAACTTGTAAACCTAGATAAAATACCAGTTTATTTGAAACAACGTTAACAAGTCTactaatttatagaatttcctATTCGtgcaacgaataaaatttatttatataaataaagtaaggATTACACGATACATTCGTAGGTCTAAAAATGctttattttggaaaattgtcGCAAGAACTGTTCGTTTATTATTCGAAATCGTCAAAGATAAATTATTCGCCagacattaatttttaaaataacttcGTTTATGTTGttgttattgaaatttacatctattacataatatattgtatgaaCTTTACTTATtacgatggaaattatttaataatgacTCTCCGCTACTcatcattttcaatattatttattgaacaAATCTATGTACACTATATGAACCTTCTAATAAAGCATTTTCAAATCCATGCGTATAAATCTCGAAACACTCGTTACTCGATCGTTTCAAACACATTTTATTCGTACAAACGTCTTAACCACCAAGCCGAGCCAAACATCGCCATACAAAAATAATCggtatcgtttaaataaaatatttgaaaatcggTCGCTTAAATAACATGTTCTCTGTTTTAGGTgaatttcgtaattattcttaaataattgCGCTTCGACTTATTCAAAGATGAATATGACTCTTCTccgaattatttcattatacgtTGTTCCATCTTCTGTTTGAGTAAATGTTTTCTAGAGTAATTTTTCGCATAATTTCTgattctattacgtaaattGTACCGAAGACACAAACTTCTTCGCACACGCTTATTAATCAAGTATACAATCAAAAGGAGGACTTGAAACGAGGAAAGCAAGATGCTGTTTATTTCGTGAAATAgtctaaatttatttaaattactccTTAGTACGTTCGaaaacgttaattaaaatgaaaaagtattCTCTCGGCATAAGGTAAAATCCATTTTCACGAAAACAAAgttcaaacgaaaacaattaattaaaattgacgCATCGCCTCAAGTTATGCTCCTTTATTTCCGTTTCAAATAACATTTGCCCAACTTTGACACGAACGCCGCTCTTCCATTCCATTCGACCATCGTCTAAACGATGCAACGATCTACCCAGCTCTGTGGTTACTTTTTACTCTTATAACATCAATCAAATGAAAAACCACCACCGATATTATCagacgaaaagaaagagaattcGATAGGTAGATGAGGAAAATGTAACACAAAGCCTGAACAAGATGTAAGAGACGAAGTACTCGTTTAAGATACGTTGAAACTTTCAAACGTGTCTTTATTGTTGCGTTATCGATATACTTCGTCTGACAATAAAACTCTGCGACATCGAATTAGAGCTACATTGCCATAAACGTCGGCGACACCATTCAAATGGATCGTCGAGCGAGATATCCTTCGCGAAGACTCCTATTGCGACGAATCCTCCTCGTCTTCGGGCATCCTCTTGCCAAGGCCAAAGTGATATCTTTGGCTCATCAAATCGTTCGGTCTCTTTGGTCCTATCGGCTGTCCGTTGTTGGGATGAGCCGCCCTCTTACCCAATCCAAAGCTATAGGGCCTGCTACGTTTCGCCTCTAAAAGATCGTCGAAATTCTCTTGCGAATGATAAGCGAGATTATCCATAGGCAGATAGTCCATGTTTAATCTGGCAGGGTAGTCCGAgttatcgtttcgtttccCTAGACCGAAACTGTATTGCCTGCGTTTACCAAGACCGAACGAGTAGTCGCGTCCTCTCTGCAATTatggaatttaattatttcgtagaATCGCATATTAGAAGAATGGATGCGTTGGCTATATCGAGAGAAGGAGGGCTATTGTACGATTTGCGCacgtttgtaatatttttcttttcgaaagGAAGCTTCTATCGTGGAAAAGTTTCATTAGAGAAATCTgttgtttcgtaatatgtAAAAGAATCTTCTTCTTAGGTATGTTCCTACCTTGTTATCGTTTGTGTCTATCCAACGTTTCCCAATACCAAAGTTGTACACTGGTAGCCTCTTATATTCGGAAACGTAAGTATAAGCTCTTTTCTCAGGCACGGAGTCGTCAAATTCCATAGAATTCAACATAGTATTATAATCACGAAGGTTCATCGAATAAGGCGGTGCTTCTTCCATCGCCAAAACTGTTCTTTCCACGATCCCGATCAAACAAAGGAAAGCTACGCTCCACGTTAACAAACTTGTCCTAATCTTCATTGTAAAGTTCTCGTTCCGTTTAATTCTGGCCTGAAAAACATAGAAATGCAATTCAATATTGTATTATCGGGGAAGAAGCCTggggaaaaggaaaagaccGGTGAACTACAggtagaaaataatagaagcgATGACGGGCCGGAGAAGATGGGAAATCCCGATGGGCCATATACCCGTGGTCTTTTACGACGttggataattaaaaaagatgtaCTTGACATCCACATCTATGGAACACATGTGCACGCTAGGAATACCAAAATCGTGGTATAAAAGGCAGCCGTTGGTGAGTTGTTATTTACGACTGAATTGCAGTAGCGAGGAAACTGCGATTAGTTGTGGGTTAATCAATTGTAAGTCGTGGACCGTAAGTTGTGAGTCGTCGGTTGAGTCGAGTCGAGTTGAGAGCGAGTTGTGAGTTGTGAATTATCGATCGAGTTGTCTtagttatatcatattactgCATTaagttcacgttaaataacgttatacgtattcgcgataaataaatctataaagaTCGCTAATCCGTGATTTCtacaatataatgtataaatatatagtttagtcaataatttattagtttataatctcgcttgattgaattttttatcgaaagccgtaggatatattttttgaacgtATGTAACCAACTATAGTAACATTTGTTGCCCAAATATCGTTTCATCGAAAGCCATTCGAATCACGAGGCAATCTGTTTCCTAATTTCGAATTGCGTTTCAAAATTCACAAATCATGAATAGCAAGTGACACGACACATTGCCTCGAAAATTGCTTTCCCATGTATCTAATTTGTTGAGGATTTCCACTTTCCTAGTCCGAATCCAGTTGCTGAAATTTCGTTGCCGATTCGATTTTATCCGAAAACTTTTCGTCATAATCACAACACGGATTCACATCGAAAATGCAAAACTGAAACTCTTAACGAGCTCACCGCGGAAAAGTTAAGTAATCGCATGGATGTTCGATATCCTCGtttccattatttatttaatcaattatatatttcccaATGTATTATTATAGCTAGcagaagaattattatatctgctttaaattaaactttcaAAGTTTGTTTGCTCGGAAGCATTGGGTTATAAAAATTTGGGAATTTCTAAGATTTTTTGGATAAATTGTTTCCTACATAGATTGGTATATTAACTTTCCAGGAGAAGATGagtattttaaagaaatataaagttCAAATGTTTTCGCGCTATACTGGttcgtaatatttatacaGTACGATAGTTTTCAGTATATTCGTTTCGCGTGTCTGACCACTGTCAGTCCATttccatttatattcttttgcGAATTTCTTTACGTTCTTCGTTTCCACCATATTATTCCACTCCACGTATTACgtactttaaaaatactttgtttTCAAAGATCTATTcttctacatatatttcaCAATCCCGTGTcgagtaaaatttataaagtaatacatttttcaagtattttcAACTTACTTAATTTCCAAAGAGTCGTGTCTTTCGTAGAGAACC is a window of Bombus pascuorum chromosome 14, iyBomPasc1.1, whole genome shotgun sequence DNA encoding:
- the LOC132914187 gene encoding allatostatins, which produces MKIRTSLLTWSVAFLCLIGIVERTVLAMEEAPPYSMNLRDYNTMLNSMEFDDSVPEKRAYTYVSEYKRLPVYNFGIGKRWIDTNDNKRGRDYSFGLGKRRQYSFGLGKRNDNSDYPARLNMDYLPMDNLAYHSQENFDDLLEAKRSRPYSFGLGKRAAHPNNGQPIGPKRPNDLMSQRYHFGLGKRMPEDEEDSSQ